The Drosophila nasuta strain 15112-1781.00 chromosome 2R, ASM2355853v1, whole genome shotgun sequence genome segment TATTCCCTTATGCATTTGCTGCGCAATTAATTAACTTGAGcatttttaaatgtgtttgctgtttgcttgcCATCGAGTTAAGGTTCGTCGGGTGTTACCATTTTAATGCCCGgtcccacaacaacaacaacgacaacaacaacgacaataactTGAACAAGTTCTTTAACATGTCTAATTAGTTGTTGGGCCTCGCTCGGACCGTTGTCTGAGTGTTGCGTTGTTTTGCTGTtactgccgctgctgctgcgtgcgATAAAAAAATGCATGGCACTCATTTAGTGTTTTCTTAAGCAGAGACATAAATTTGCAAGCAGTTAAAAGGAACTGACTGCAATCCGATGTGATGTGATTGCTTTCGCGAATTTCAGCACGGATAAAACTTTGCCCCAACGACTTGGATTCATGTTCTCTGTTTTATTGCTCTTgttcttgcttttgctttatttcTTACCAACTCTTGTTGtccagcatcagcagcagcagcagcagcaataaagAGCTCATTTGTATTAAATAGCATATATCACATTAAATAGTTTAGCTTCCCGCAAGTCTTTACTTACTTGACTTTTGGAATTTTAAATGagaacataaattaaatatcgTCTCAAAGACTAAGATAATTCATAATAACATACATTCTTAAATGTTTTACTTTCTTAAAACTTATCAGAGATGCTGAgaatattttttcttatttctaaaatattatttcagaATTCAGTAAAAGTCTGaattgttttattcttttgtatttatttttcgacATAACCATGTTTGTCAAATTATGTTTGCAGCTTATTTATGTGCTGTGTGCAGCTTCACGAAGTTGTAAATAGATGTGCTCCTTGATCCAAACTTTGTTGCGGGGAACATACGAGTTACTTCTCTTATCGTAGACCAAACAGCCAATGTCCGCAAGGGTGTCGAGAAAATCAAATAGTTCCCTGATGTCATACGTGATGATGGAGTAATACGGCTTGAGTTGCTTGAGATGCTCTTCATAGATCTTGCAGATACCATCGATACACTCACGAAGGCTTTCATAATCGCAAAATGTACGCGAAGTTACATGTTTTGCCGGCTGCACTAATAGTATTGTGTgactcatatttatttatttagaaaaatagaaaaacttattttaaattcgaCGTGACAAATCTTACTGAgctttcaaatcaaattgatatctataaaacaaaaattgtagcattaatttatattttcttgcTCTATTTTCCAAAGcttgttgtgtttttattaaagtgATGTAATAAGTGTCGCATCACTTTTCAAATGAAgcaaatattgcatacttttgggaaTTGTCAATACACTTCCTTTATCCTTTGTTACATATGAATGACTTACCTacgaattttatttgaaatacaaaaaaaacgttgagaagaaagtttaaattgaagtgGATAAGATAAAGAGATAAGATAAAGATAAGATAAAGCTGAAAATGATAATGGAATtgattttcataataatatactTATATAGTCATATATTAAACTGATAGGGTTAGGGTTCAAATTTGAAACTACTTTGCGTATACGTTACAAGAATAGTGACATAAGGATTAGTTTATTTACATAGCttaactatatataatataatgattTCAGAAATGCCTGCTTGAGATGTATTTTGTtggaattaaaatataaattcattgtAAGTACATAGATTGAAATTGTTCTTTcacaataagaaaaaaagtttaaatgtaAAGCTGTGTCACAAAACCTCTACAAATGAGTTTATTGGCTTCCAATTTGTCGGATACTCGGCATTTGAATTAACGTATTACTTATTTCTTTCTGAAGAGCTGGCACAAGTGTTTTGTTCATCGATTACTTTACCTATGAATATCGATAGCACGCTACTGCCAATGttggaaaatattaattatattcttgtctatgttatatttaataaatatagttaATAAACGAGTTTAATGGGTCGCCTAATGGAacgatgtgtgtgtttgtgctaatctgaatttaattgttgctgttcttggcCGCACATTAACACATGTCTATGCCGATCCCCAGAGCAAGTCCTGACCGTTCTTTGGGGTTCGTTCAATGTGTTTGGGTTAATAATTGTGCGCCAGCAGCGCAGCACGCcgcacaaacaaaataaaaagcatatGCACGAGAAGTGTAATCCCGTTTTTGGTGGCATGATACAACTGTTGACCAGACAACAGAACGCTGACTGCACTCCAGTGCGTGCAACATCGTTGGCTCTATGTCATTTTAATGGCCGGCGCTGCTGCctcggttgctgctgctgttgctgttgcaaatgACCAATGGCGTTTAAACTGGTTGCCGCAGCTGTGCCCACTCAAAATGCGTGCAAATTGCACCACCAAAAgccaaagagagagtgagagacgAGACAAGACGAGTCTTGCCTCCCGGTAGCTGTGCAAGCTGACAGTCGCAAGTTGGAGTCGAAGTGCAAGCTGAAGACGCCTGGCAGCtcgtttctttttgttttgttttgttttgttttgtggtgTAATTAATCATgctgcataaatattaatgtgGCCAGCAGTTAATTAACCTTAGTTTATTTGTGTTTGGCCACATAGAACAACTAGTTAATACAAGCCGGTTCACACCTTGCCAAATGAAAAACTCAAACCCCCAAAATGCGCTAATGAATGTCCCATTGTGCCAGCtgctgttttatttgttgttgctgttgtgtgaTTTGAGCTCGACAATGGCATTCATTTGGCCAGGTGCATTACCTGTAGCGTCGACAGTACTTCGCATTGGCTTTATTGGGAACACGACCCCATAATTTGGCTGATTGTCAGCCACAAGTCGACAGACGACTGTCGACAGTCAAACAGTCAGCAAACAGTCAGCAAACGACTGTCGACTATTCAGTTGCCTGTTGCTGCACCCactaattattttaaagtagtTGGCCAACGCGACGTCGCTTTACAACTTTTACCTAGATTTATTGACTATGTTTTTGGCAAAGTTTTTTCGAGCGATTCGAGCCacgttgccacgcccacgcgcCTTTTACAAACCGCCTACCGTTGTTCGGCAACATCAGCACTTTTGACGGCGACAAAGCGAaatggcttttaaattgagCCTCACCGCATGTTCCAGTCCAGCAAGGGGGGCGTAACCAGCGCCCAcatcacaacaacaaagttttTGCCAGAGTATTGGTGTGCTTGGTTATTGATTTCGTCGGTCGGGGGAGTAAACTATGTGGCTCCTTGTGGGCAACCAGGACAAAAGGTTAATTGGCTAATTGATCGAACAGCTTGTTCAGCTGCGGCGAACTTGAACTTTCGAATGGGTAAAGTGAATGAGTGCTGGAAACCTTGGGAAATGCCATGGAAACGAAATAGTCCCTTGTGAATTTAGATAGTCGGTGAAATAACGTTTGTTTTAGTCTCTTGTGAATTTAGACAGTCGGTGAAATAACGTTTGTTTTAGTTAGCTTTTTTCAGCTTTCAATTTACTGAATTTATTTAGTTCATTGAAGCATTATCTCTATATTAttctaattcaaattaatatttaacttaaaactttgctttcttttctttagtTTATCAAGAGAATGTATgaatttttctaaaaaaataaagttatttgtctatcaattttttaatttcgtttcagcgttttcaattttccaacagaatatatatatttctctgGAACATTGCTTgcatatttacaattaaaacttAAGAAAATTTTACCTTTCTACCACTGTTAGATTCTCAACAAACttttctgaaaattttgtcaaaaatggttgttgaaattaaaatatttaaagggTTGAGTAACTCATTGAAATATCGATAAGTTTGTCTTGCTTTACccttaaattttattatagcAATCATATAATACTCTGAAAAATTACCATCATGGAAAGgtatataaaaagtaataaaattgtaaatagaCTATATACTAGTTTTACTTCTTATCAGCTTTACCAATTAaagttatattatttatattgatatatttcatACTTAAAGTAACTCTGAAAAATAACCATATTTTTACATTCTTTTCAGCTTTAAGTTAAGAATTTATATGCTTTCCTTTTCGTCAGCATAATCTAATAAATTGCCTTCATTATTAAttgcttgcattttgttgcttttgttaatGTCTAACTCGCATGGCATTAGCTGCAAACACAATTTGATCCAGTTACACAACCCgatctcatcatcatcatcattattactCAAGGGGGAAAGGtagaaaagttttcaatttagttcaaattataattgataaGCGAAAATGCCACTCCCTGGACTGCATCAATTTGAGGGCATCACATTAAGTATCCGTCAgtgtcgagttgagttgagttgagctgagttgagttgaggtgCACACCCATTTGGGATCATCatcagtttcggtttcggtttcggtttgggttttggctttggcatttGCTCTATTGGCCCCGATGGAGACCACCCCTGACCTGTTGGCAGCGCAAGCAAAACTCATTTAGCGAGACCGGCGCCCAATTTCTTGAAGGCGccttttaatataaattggCTGCCATTTGTCTTGTgtcattaatttataaataaatacatacatatacatatattgtatgtataacTAAGGCAGATCCAACAAAAGCTCATCGCTGGCCACTCACCATAACCATTACTATATATCCATAACCACGAGCACTCGCCGCCTTGCGTGCGctttgtgggcgtggctggaTATACGCCAAATGAGCGCTCATTAATTTTCAGAAAATTAGTTTtcaaataaaccaaaagacattaaattaaatttgttgttgggtcgttttttaatattattgttgttattgcacaTTTGCCGCGTTGGCGTGCTTAAATTTTTGCGGCTAATTAATGTGAATTTTCACGAGATGTCGAGCAAATGCACTCGCCTTAAAACAATTTTCCACACGAGCTGTAAGTGCTTATATTAACCAAAAAATCCCCgtaaacatttataattattataatttatgaaaaccTGAGTCTAATCGAATTACTAAagcaattaaacaaaacaattatcTCTTATTTGTTGCGACAATAAATGAATTGACATCTAAAAGCATTCAACTCTTCTCAATTTGTTGCAGttaattaagcaattaatttaaaagacaattaaataaaaatagatctGGGAAGCACCAGTAATGAAAATGTCAATCAAGCTTCAGAAAACAACGACAGCaatcaataatttattgagTACTCAATGaactataatatataagtatttaaagcTTTTGGTGCTTCACAAGTTTACTaacaaattttatgattttagaAAGTTCTAGGCAATAGAATTTTTGAGTAATACTTCTTAATTCATTAATGAAGGGtgattttacaaatattttatatagaaaaatagttaaagtttttgtataatatctctataaattataaagaaaatgtctAGATTTTATGCTAGTAGAAATTTCAACTAATTTTTAGAAAACTGCATTTTGTTATGAAAAGCGtcattaaattgcaattaattgtgCATTCTTTCTGTAGAAGTTCAGCTTGCAATTCGAACTCAGGCGATTAAAAGTCCATTAAAATCCTGCGGTCTTCTTCACGTTCGCTGTTGTTCAGACACTTAAGAATTGACCATTTGACTTCTCAATGCCGATCGCATTCCATTACGTAGCTTTCACCTTTCGAACACTTCGGTTGGAATTGTGTATTATTTATGGCTGCTGCAAATTAACTTTTCCTCTTGGCTGTCATGGAATCCAATTTGCCAATTGACGCCTCGTCCTAGGCATGGGCATTTTGGGCTTGACTGCGACCCAAAAGTAGTTAAAACTGGCGCGTCTTGCAGGCGCTCGGctcatttcaattgaatttatgtgCCGACAAGAGGCGCCACAAGAGTGCAACTTTGCCCGTTGGCTCGCATACATAGGTGCCAAGACCAGAGTCTGTTTCTGTCTGATTTATGGCTCAAACGGTGTTTGGTCTATGCACTGCTGCAGTCAAAGTCTGTGCCAAagaaaatgcaatgaaaagtCTATTTTATAATACTTACTTTGCAAAAACCTGTGCTGATTATGGCATTGCTTATTAATCGACCGCCCACGTTGTTTGGCTGTGCTAATAAAATGCGCCAAATGAAGTTTAAACTGCAATTCCGTTTCCATTTGGCTGCCTCAGTTGGTCGATGTTATTCGCTGCCACCTCTTGCCATACAAATGGCCGCTAAATAGCaaaagtcaacaacaaaacaacaaacaacaaaacaaaactgagaCGCCTACGCTGTCGCCGGCACGTCCGCTGCACTGCACCATGTGTCAGGCCATCACCCCCGTCGAATCCGTCCTCAATTCCGCTTCTCTTCTTGCCGTTTGCTGTTGTCAAATTTGCGCTGCTTGCTGCACTAATGACGCCCTTAATATGCTTCAAGTGCCTGGGCAGAGGCTTTTACCCATTCGATTACCGACTTGGCTGAAAGCCATTTCCCTTCCCTCCCCCCGCTTTcgcaaatttgttttcaaagtCATCACCGTTGTTGTAGACACGCCAAAATCAAACGAAATACTTTGCCGCAGTCGCAAGTCATGCAGGCAAATTGTTGGCTAATAGCTAGCAAGAAGCTTCGGAGCAACTGTTtcatattaaagaaatagatGATTAGCAGAAAAGATTGAAAGAAATCAGTCAGTTTGAATTACTATTTGTCAACATTCATACTTAGATTAAAAGCTCTTTCAAATTcgataaatttctttttatcttCATCGAATTCTTCCTCCTTACGGCAGCCAATTCATCCATCCCCCTTGAGCAGACTGTATTGAAAACACTGGGGACCAAATTGAAGGCCGTGGCGCACAGGTCAAAAAGAGTGTAATCttaatcaacaacaacagatacgacgataatcaaaaataattaagaaagctacaatcgagtgttctttgctttgagatacccgctaccaattttgcataaaaccatattctaaatatatccCAAATCGATGTACTGAagaaatctaaaatataccgcaggCTTCCTTTAGTttcacaatataccatagaaaacaataatatgtaaatatatagaaaaaataatattaaatagtaAACAAAGTTGTAAAATAATCGTGAAATTGCTGGCTTAGTAAACGGTGTATTCTATGTTTTATGCTATATCTGCATATTAAATGTACTTTTgccagtatatttttagtatattcttgGCTTTGATCATGAATAATGAGtgtaatttgaaaatttggtatgATTTGTATTCTAtctattatttacattaatttcaaGTTGTTGTAAACTGAAATAGcataatttaatgcaaaaacTATGAAAACATGTTTggataaaatacaaattttttgcTGTCGTTTGGGATtattaaatggtatattttaaattctataatATATCTGCATACCAAATCTATTTCATACCAGTATATTAAAGAATATTGtggtatttcaaattttgtttaaatttaacgATTATATttccttatttatttttaattttctctacatttttgaattttatttttcagcaCTTTAATTTGCTTATCTTATTTGTAACTTCGGAAgagatatatttaaatgtatgtagTGCTGGTTAAcggcaataaaaacaaactgttGACCCTATTGTCAGAATATGTCTGTTATTCGGCTTGTAGGTAAGCAGTTTGCCTTTAACAAACTACTCGCTAACTGTCGTGACTCTGCAGAGGATATGTacttgtatatacatatatacggtATACAAGTATATTGTAATACATGTTTCCCCTTTTGTGCAGTGGAAGCCACCTGCCAGTAGACAACTTCATTGTCTGCGCCTAAACGTTCATAAATTTCGTCAGCAACTAGCAACTAGCCAACCCACACATTGGGCCATTGAAACACCTCGCTCACAGATATCCTCCACCCATTCCCAGTTCTAATAGCAATTAAGTAATTCTCACATCGTTTATGCAAAATACGAGAATTTCCCCCGCTCTCTCTACTCTCGAGTACTTCACTCCTTTTGCCGTTCTAGTGCTTGCTCGCGTGCAACCTCAACACCCTTTGCTTGTACTCAAGTGGCCCATAAATTGTTGGCCAAGTTTCTACGGTATACGCCCACTTTTCGTTGCGCTGCTTTGACAACGGCAATTACCTTGAACTTTCGTCTGGTTCGGTCGGTCGGTTTGGGGGATTCAGTGGAAGACAATTTGCCATATCAAAaacgaaatttatttatattgtactTTGAGTTAGCTGCCGGGCACGAGTCACTCCGGCAGTTGCACTTACTATATCTCTTATTCCCTCTTCCTCTAGCatgctgtctgtctgtctgtccgtccgtctgactgtctgtctttTTGCCGGTTTTGTcagtttaattttttggtttatttcaCGTTTCAGTTTAAATGACGCCAAATTGCTGGGCCATTAGCCGGTTGCTCCATATGCATATTGCGCCAAGGAAAATGGCGCCCCTGGGGCCATTACCTCGAtgcttatttatatatagtagtaaataatttttatagtcaatcgtttgcattttaatatcaatttgGCATGGCTCACTACATTTCGTTCGCTTCGgaggttttttgttttgtattttgtgccGCGACGACTTTCGGTCTTCTGGGCATCCAATCAATTCGATGTACGGTTATTGACTGACGTTTATTTTCTGGCCGCTTTATGAGACCGAAATTCGGAATTCGTAATTTGTAATTcgcaattgttgttgattgcaTTTTTACTGTCAACGTTTAGCACACAACGTGCTTAGGTTTTGTTTAGCTAGGGGAATcgatcaacaacaactcaatAAAGAAGGGCCCTTGTTAGCATTCTAGCAGTCATGGAATGTTGCACGTAAATTGAGTGATGTGTTTGATGGCAGTTGATCGATAatgatatatagtatgtgCTATATGTGATTGCTAACTGCCATGCTCGCTGCATGTCTATGAGTtcgattaatttaatttgatattcatAAGCTCTTTAATGAGAATTCTTGATtgcaagaaaatatattaatgaattttcgttttcctaaaatattattttgcttaGATGACAATATGTCcagtgtgttcgactgtgatatactctgtactcattttcaataaaaccatactctaaaaaatataccacaaatatactaaaa includes the following:
- the LOC132786007 gene encoding protein enhancer of rudimentary-like, whose product is MSHTILLVQPAKHVTSRTFCDYESLRECIDGICKIYEEHLKQLKPYYSIITYDIRELFDFLDTLADIGCLVYDKRSNSYVPRNKVWIKEHIYLQLREAAHST